The genomic stretch AGGCCGAAAAAAGCCAACCAAATCGGGGAAAAAAAGGGGACCCAAAACCCAGGGAAAAAAAAAAACGGCCGGGGGGGGAAACACGGGGGGGGGGAAGAAGGGGAAGGGGGGGGGCGCCGGGGGGGGGGGGGAATGGTTTTCCTGGCCCCGCCGCCCCGGGGGGGGGGGGGGGGGCGGCGGGGGGGGGGGGGGGGGGGGGGGGGGGAAGCCCCGGGGGGGGGGGCCCGGGGGGGCGCCCGGGGGGGGGGGGGGGGGGGGGGGGGGGGGGGGGGGGCCCCGGGGGCGGGGGAAAGGAGGGGGGGGGGGGGGGGGGGGGGGGGAAAAAAAAAAGAAGAGGGGGGGGAAAAAAAAAAAAAAAGGGGGAAAAAACCGAAATTCCCGTAAAAAAAGGGAAAAAAGGGGGAAAAAGGGGAAAAAAGGGGGGGGGGGGGGGGGGGGGGGGAAAAGCGGGGGGGGGGGGGAAAAGGGGGGGGGGGGGGGGGGGGGGGGGGGGGGGGACAAAGAGGGGGAGGGGGGGGGGGGGGGGGGGGGGAAGAAAAAGGGGGGGGGGGGGGGGGGGGGAAAGGGGGGGGGGGGGGGGGGGGGGGGGGGGGAGTTTTTGGGGGGGGGTGGGGGGGGGGGGGGGGGGGGGGGGGGGGGAAGAAAAAAAAAAAAAAAAAAAAAAAAAAAAAGAAGGGGGGGGGGGGGGGCCCGTTGGCCCCCATTCAATTACCACCTTCGGCCTTTATCTGATACGCCCATGCAATCGGAGGTCGAACAAGTGCCTGCACACTCACTTGACCCGGAGCGTGCATTAACCATTCACCTTTGACCGTTGCATTGGCCCGCTCACCATTGTGGAACACCAATATGATCAGCGCTCCGTCAGGTGGCGGGGTCTTGTCTATGTCGTTAAAGCCTTCTGGAATGTTCTGCTTTTTTGCCATGTTGTTGCTTTTTAGCCTTGTCACCTAAATGCCTGAAGAGAAAAGAACGGGGCCAACACACGCTATGTGCAACGCTCCCAACACAATCCCACGCGCTGCGCTGCACATAGCTCCACGTTGGTGGCAATTACAATGAAAGCAAGCACGGGCCAGATAACAGTAAGTCTATTGTTGCCCTTATTGTGGTCATGCAGTCAACCGAATCTCGACGGACACTATCACCTTGTATGGAATAATAAAGGCCAACAATTTCAAACATGGAATATTCGAGACAACCGAATGGTAATTAACGACACTGTTTGCCAAAATCCGGACAGTTGTTTTGCATCCTTCATTAGCTTCAAAGGAAATATCATGACCATTGACCCTTGGGTCGATAATACGTTCAGCACGAATTATATCATAGACGATAACGGGACTGTGACAATGTACGGTGAGGGTGATACCTTATGGCTAATACCTCACCGCGATTGTGTCACAGCAGAAACGTACTTCAACAACAGGACGAGAAATCTTACCTCAGATTTTCAACTTACAGAAAAGGTATCCAGCAGTACAGGTATACATCAATTCCCCAGTGCTTTTGAGCATGAACTCATTATTGGCGGTTCAAAGGATTCTTTATTTTACCTTTTCAATAACCATGTAGTAAGAAAATCAGACGATGGAATTTTCGGGTTCAGTGAAGCTCATGGACAGATTGTATGGTTACACGTGGACAGTCGAACACCATTGGGAATGGTTGCGCCTGTCATGGCAGAATTATTTGACAAAGGCTACGTGATTCAATGCTCAACATTGAGACCAACGAGAACGACGAGCAGGTCATACTATTAAAACGGCCAATCACGCATATCAACAAGTATGACGGCACCATCGAAATTGAAACTTGCGACCATTGTGAAAAATATCCACTAGATATCCCAGATGAGATAATATCTGTCAAAATGCTAGGGGCGGATTCATTCGTTTTAAATGGAGATACGAATGACCTGTTTCAAACAAGGAACGGTCTGGTTAGGTACATCGGACGCAACAGATCAACACGGCTGAGATCGCAATTTCAAATTGAAATTAGTAGAGATACTCAATTTTCGGATTACTTGGAATTAATCGACGAACTGCTATGGATACATACGGAAGTGAGCGGCATCGTTTACTACAAAGGCAATGATGACAACGACGCCGAATGGATCAGAAAGAAACAGGGAGATTTTCAAGCCTTTGAGGTAGCCGCGGAGTTTCCCATAAGGGTAAAAGAGATCATAAAATAACTGCCACCAACATGCGCTTGCCGCAAGCCGCCCTCGTACCGGTGACAACTCCCGTTGAAGCATGATAACTTCGTCCAGGAACAAGATCACGAAAGGCGGCCTGCGGCAAGCGCAGGCCCGTTGTGCACCATTAAAATGAGACTGCTTACAATCACATGCTTTCTGCTTCTTGGTATTAAGACATATTCTCAATCTGATACGGCAGATGCAGAATATGACTACGGGAATTGGGGTGTCGGAGCAGAACTAGGGCCTTGTACAGGAATTTTCCTTCTGACAGGAAATGCAGCTAACATGGTCCAAGATGGATGGTGCTATGCCAATGCCGGTTTAACATTCTCGTATAGAAAGGTTCATTATATCCTCCAGACAGGTGGAATCTCGGGATCAATAATCAGTGACTTGAATTACGGAGAGAATTGGAATGAAGGGAATGGTTTAGGTTCCACTCATTTGCAACTTTCAGTAGGTTACGAATTGCTGAATACAAAAAGGTTCACGATCATACCTTTCGTGAGTGGTGGACTCAAGGCGTTCAACTCTTCTTCCAATAGCTCAGAACCAAAACGTGAATCAACGAATTGGATTCCTTCATTCTCCGTCGGGACAGCTTTTGACTTCAAGATCCATTTTCCGATAAAAGAGAAAAACCAATTCCCGGGACATGAATATGTGACACAATACCTCTATTTCAGGGTACTAACAGGAGTATATCCAGCATATTTCCAGAATCCATTGGACATTCGTGGATCAATGTATTTCATTAACCTGAGCATTGGTGGATATCATAAACCAGGAAAGAAGAAATGAAGAACGGCACCTAACATCGGCTTGCAGCAATGCGCCCCAACGCACCAATAAGCCCACGCACGAGCGCACTGCTGCAAGCCTCATCCGTTGAACGCCATTGCGCGCATTGCTTCGCAGAGCCTCGCAGTGACAGCCTCGCAAGCGTCCAACAGCGAATGACCACCGCTTATAGGCAGCACGCGGCGCAGCTCATCTGCCTCCGGAAATCCTCACGCGAACTGCCGTACGCAGAGCGCGATGATCTTACCCGCCTCCATCACTTGCGCTTCAGTGATCACCAGCGGCGGCGCGAAGCGGATGATGTCGCCGTGGGTGGGCTTGGCCAGCAGGCCGTTGTCGCTCCCGCGAGCATGACCGTTAGCGCTGCCGCTGATCTGCGATCAGTGGCGCAGCGACGTGGCTAGCCCGCATCCGCCTCGTCCGCTCCCTCACCATCGCGTTTCTCCTACTACCGACCGCCGCGATCCATGGCGATCATAATCTTCGCGCCCATGCGCCCCCTCCTCTATCTCCCCATCGCCCTCCTCCTCTTCCCCAGCTGCGAGGCCATCACCGGCAAGGAGCTGGCGCGGTTGGCCATTGATACGCTGAGCACGCCCGATCACCTGGTGATGCAGGAGGCCACGCTGAACCTGAAGAAGGACGATGTGATCGCGCTCTGGAGCCACCTCGATCTGGTCTACGATGGCGCCGCCGCACTGACCATGCGCCGCCTGCCTGCCGAAGGCAGGTGCGCGTGGTGAAGGACGATGCCGACCTTCAGCTCTTCGAGCTGGACCCGATGGAGAAGAACGTGACCATCGGCGAGACGAAGACCGAGATCAACGGCCACACCGAATGGAGCTTCACCGGCAGGAACGGCGCGTACACCGTGCCGGAGGATGGCGCCTACACCTTCAAGGCGATCCTCACCGCCGAGGAGAACCCGAGCCTGGTGGTGCGCAAGGCGGAACTGGTGCTGAAGCAGTAGGCGAGCGATCCACGAAGCACTGCGCTCCGCGTACGCCCGATCCTCGACCTGCCCGCGCCTCAGCCCCGCTTCTTCGGCTTCTTATTGCTCCGCGCGCTGCCCGCCTTCGGGATCGTGCTGCCCGGATACAGATGCCGTTCGCGCTCGAGCTGCGAGCCTGCGCGAGCATGCGAGGCAGAGAGCCCTTCCGGTTGCCCGCGATGCTGTTTGCCGGGCTTGGTTGCGCGCGTGCTTGCAGTCTTCTTGGTTGCCATGGGCGATGATCTGATGCACGCAAGCTAGCGTGCCAGGGCCCTTCAGCGACGAACGAATGCCATTGACCGCGAACCTGGCTCGCGCCCATCCGAAGGACTTCAAGCCTACGCTGGGTCGCCAAGCGACCGGCGCCTGATCCGCTACTGCACCACCAACCTTTCGCGCAGGATCCTCCCCTTGCGCTCCAGCAAGATCACGTACGTGCCAGGCGCCCAACCGCTCGCGTCGATCAATTGCTGATCGGCACCGAGGGTACGCACCAGCACCGTGCGGCCGGTCATGTCCGTCACGCGCAATAGATCGCTCGCTCGGCCGCTCACGCGAAACTGGTCGCTGGCCGGGTTGGGCACCACGGAAATCGAGTACGGTCCTCCATCGGATTCTGGAATACCCACACCGATGCCCGTGTGGTAGCGCAGCACCACGAAATCGTTGGCATTCGGAGCGCCCTGGCCCGAGAAGCCTACCAGCACCGCCTTGCCCTCTGCATCCAGCGCGAGGTCATTGCCGGATCCGTTCTGCCCGAAGGAGCGTGGTGACCACCATGCCACCGCTCCCGAACGATGCATCGAGGGTGCCGTCGGGCATGAAGCGGGCAAGGGCCCAGCTCTTCTGCGTATCCTGTTGCGTGCTGCCCACCACTACGATCCGTCCATTCGGCTGGATCGCCATGCCCATGGATGCATCGCTGCCGATCGGCGCGAAGTGCGCGGTGGCGATGCCATCACCGGAGAAACCGAGGTCCAGTGAGCCCGGTGCCTGGGCGGCAAGGGCTGCCACGCATGCTGCGACATGCAAGGTGACGAGTATGCGTAGCTTCATCGGGAGGTTGTTTGGTGAAGAAAGGCAGGCAAGCCCAGCTGCACAGCGATGCGCTCGGCCTTTGAAGCCGCCTTTCCGCCGGAACAGGAGCATCGGCTGCCCCTCCCGCAGCAGTAGCGTAATCCGTATAGGTGCTGCGTGGCGCGGGGAGGCGGGTGCGAACGGGCAACCAGCGGCGGCCTCAGGCCCGCTTCAGCCGCCTGCGCTCATCGGCATCGATCTCGATCAGGTAGCTGCCGAAGCGCGCCAGGGAGAGCCCGCACAGGCCTTCGTGCAGCTCTGCGAACATCAGCGCGTCGGTCGAGAGCATCACCATGCGGCCGCCGAGCACACCCACGGTGAGCACGGGATCCTCGTTGGCCGAAGGCGCATCGCCCCAGTGCTCCAGCAGGAAGGTGAGGCCATCGTGGCTGGCGGCGCTCCACCCGCGGATGATGTCGCCCAGCAGTTCATCGCGTTGGGCGCGGTCGCGCAGGGCATCGATGTCCTGGTGCAGCCCCTGCAGCCATAGGAGCACCCGGCCCGCACGGTCCTCATCGAACTGCTCGGCAGACCAGATGCGCAGTCGCATCGATCGCCCGAGCGGAAGTTCGAGATGGTATTGGCGTGGCTTGAGCTGGATGATGCTCTCATGCAAGGCCTCCTCGGCTGCGCCATTGAAATAGTGCGCGGCCGCGAACGACTGCCGCTGGCCTGGCTTGAAGGAGATGCTCAGTGACATGGTACAGAGCGAGGATGCAGGAACGACTCGGGCTTTTGTACGCACGGCTCTACGGATGGTTGAGTACGCTGTCCATCAAGGACTTGCATGTCACGGTACCGGGCGCAACCTCAAGCACCAGACCTGATTCCGGGGCGCGGTGCCCAGCGTTCACCGTGTCCGTTGGAAGAGGATCGGGCCAGCAGGCGCTTGATCACCCGGTCAGCGCCCGTGGATCCGTGTTCGAAGGATGCTGCTGACCTTCGCCCTCCTCCAAAGAAGTCCGGAACGCATGCGCCACCTGCTCATCCTCCCGCTCGCCATCGTGCTCTTCTCTTCCTGCGAAGCCATCACCGGTAAGGAATTGGCCCGGCTCTCCATCGATACCTTGAGCACGCCGGAGACCCTGGTGATGCGCGAGGCCACACTTGACCTGAAGAAGGACGATGTGATCGCGCTCTGGAGCCACTTGGACATCGCCTACGATGGCGCCGCCGCGCTGCGCATGCGCCGCCTGCCTGCCGAAGGCAGGTGCGCGTGGTGAAGGACGATGCCGACCTGCAGCTCTTCGAGCTGGACCCGATGGAGAAGAACGTGACCATCGGCGAGGCGAAGACCGAATTGAACGGCCACACCGAATGGAGCTTCACCGGCAAGAACGGCGAGTACACCGTGCCGGAGGATGGCGCCTACACCTTCAAGGCGATCCTCACGGCCGAGGAGAACCCGAGTTTGGTGATCCGGAAAGCGGAGCTGGTGCTGAAGCAGTGATCATGCCCAGGCGCAGGAGCGGGCACCGCGCAGATGAAATCACATTCAACCCGGGATTCTGTTCGCGCACCCGATGAACCCAACCTCCTACTTTTCCAACCGATAGCATGAGACCACTCCTATTGATCCTCTGCGGCGCACTGGCTGGTGAAGCGTTTGGCCAACGAGCCGTGCCCGCCTCTGGCGGTGATGCGGGCGGCGGCGGAGGCTCCATCAGTTACTCGGTCGGTCAGGTTGATTTCACCTCCATGAACAGCGCGGGCGGCACGGTGAGCCAGGGCGTGCAGCAAGCGTATGAGTACCTGGTGCTCCGCGTGGTGGATCCGCAAGCCCCGGATCAAGCGGTTTCCGTCTCGCCCAATCCGGCCCGTGATGGCATCACGGTGGAATCGGGCCATACAGTGGATGGCCATTCACGCTATGAGCTGCTCGGCGCCGACGGCTCCATGCTGCGCACAGGCCGATTGGCCGGATCGCGGACCTTCATCCCCATGCTCGATCTGCCATCTGCGGGCTACCTGCTCCGCATCATCCGCAGCAACGACGGACAGAACACCTTCAAGATCCTGAAGCAATGACCCTGAGCAAGACCCTTGCGCTCCTCGTCCTCGGCCCATGGGCGGCCATCAACCTGCTGGCCCAGGCCCCGCAGCAGATGAGCTTCCAAGCCGTGCTGCGCGGCGGCGCCGACGACCTGATCGTGAACACCGCCGTAGGCATGCGGCTGAGCATCCTCCAAGGGAGCAGCTCGGGTACTGCGGTGTACGCCGAAACGCATGCGCCCACCACGAATGCCAACGGCCTGGCCACGGTGCAGATCGGATCGGGCGCAACCGTGAGCGGCGTCTTCGCTGATATCGACTGGAGCAACGGCCCATACTTCCTGAAATCGGAGACCGACCCGGATGGCGGCACCAACTACTCGATCACTGGGACGAGCCAGTTGCTGAGCGTGCCGTACGCGCTGTACGCGCAGAACAGCGAGCCCGGTCCGCCCGGTCCTCCGGGCATGCCCGGCGTGGGCGGCTGCGACCCGAACGATCGCGACAGCCTGATCGTGCTGTACAACAACACCCTCGCCCATGGCTACTATCAGGATCCCGACGGCGTAGGGCATTGGGTGGCGCAAGCCCTGAATGGCTCCAACAACCTGTCGATCGGCTCCAAGCGCAGCGTGGTGGTGTACAACTTCACGAACGCGTACGCCTTCTACTTGGACAATGCCGGCGTCGGCACCTGGGCCGTGCATGCGCTCGGCGGCACCGCGCACCTGGTCGCGGCCACCAAGCGGATCATCGTGCTCCACAACAACTCAACGGCGCATGCCTTCCACGTGAACGGAGCGGGCCAAGGGATCTGGACCAGCCAGGCGATCGGCGGAACGGTGCACAGCAACGTGGCGCATGGGGACAAAGTGGTGGTCTGGAACAACACGAACGCCTGGAGCTTTTCGGTAGATGACAGCGGCAACGGCGCTTGGGTGAATGAGCCGCTCGGCGGCACCATCCATAATGTGATCACCACGCGGTAGGCCAACCGGGTCCAAGGGCACAATCGGCATCAACGACCCTGCTGTGAGGCAACGGGCCTCTGGCATCGCCTGGTCGCGGCTTTCGGGCATGCGGTATCTTGCCTTCCGCTCGAACCCATGCGCCGGATCAACTCAGAACGTATTGGTGCAACCGCCGCACTGCTCTGCGCGCTGAGCGCAGCAAGCGCCCAAGCGCCGGCTTTCGGCCTCCCGTTGCCGAACGACAGCACGTACCTGCAGACCATGATCGAGTATGGCTTCAACATCCCCAAAGGGAAGAAGCTGCCCAAGCGCGTGGACATCCGCCAGCATTTCGTGCAGCCCGGCAATCAGGGCCCGTACGCCTCCTGCACCGCGTGGTCCATCGGGTACGGGATCATGACCTACCAGGAGAACAAGGCGAAGGGCATCACCCCGGACCAATCGAAGAAGCCCGCAGCGAAAGACGTGCTCAGCCCCGGCTTCCTCTTCACCATGGTGAAGAATTACGCGGCCCCCGACAAGACGAAGGACGCGTGCTACTCCGGTGTGGCCATCGCGGCCACCTTCACCATCGCGAGCCGCTGGGGCAATGTGCCCGCGAGCGTGTACGGTTATCAGGGCGCGCTGAAAGGCTGCCGCGACAGCCCGAGCGAGAGCGTGATGGACAGCGCGCTCTTCCGCAAGCTGCGCACGCCGGTGAAGCTGTTCCATCCCTGTCCGGGCTGCCCGCCGTACCACGAAGGGCCCTTCAATCCGATGCAGTGGCAATACCATCTCTCCCGCGGCGAACCGCTGCTCATCGGCATCTATATCGACGATACGTTCTTCCAGCGCGGCGATTCGGCCTTCCGCGCCGGGAGCAAGCATTTCGTGTGGGACCGGCCCGATGCCGGCGATGGCGGCGGGCACGCCCTGGTGTGCTGCGGCTACAACGCGGCAGACAGCACCTTCCTCTTCTACAACTCCTTCGGCCCCAAATGGGGCAACGACGGCTACTGCTGGATCAACTACCGCACGCTGTACAAGCAGACACAGGAGGCCTACGTATTCAATGGCGCTTACGACGAGGAGATCAAGCCGCGCGTGCTCAAGGTCGAGAAGCCCCGAGCTGCAACCTCCACCTCCGCTTCCGGCAAACTGGCCGAGGGACGGTGCTTCGGCATCGGAGGCCTGTATGCGGAGCTCGCCGAGCACCACGGAGAGACCGGCTGCGCCCTGGTCCGCCTCCTGGACCCTACGACCCGCGAGGTGCGCGCGACCCTGAACGTGCATGAGGAAGTGCCGCGCTCGATCGTGATAGACGGCCAGCTTTGGACCATCCGGTTCACGGAGACCTCGAAGGTCTCGAGGCTCTTCCGGGACAATGCGCGGCTCACCTTGGAGGTGGATCCGGCAGGTGATGAATCGCTGAAGCAGCGGATCAGCCGCCACATCGACCTGTTCCGGGACCGCTGATCCGTCAGGCCCGCTCCACGAACCACATCTCCACCTCGCCCTTGCCCTTGGCCTGCACCTTTCCGCGCGGGGTGAATTCGAACGCCGGCACCTCCCGTCCATCCCGCACCTCCTTCACCTC from Flavobacteriales bacterium encodes the following:
- a CDS encoding T9SS type A sorting domain-containing protein, giving the protein MRPLLLILCGALAGEAFGQRAVPASGGDAGGGGGSISYSVGQVDFTSMNSAGGTVSQGVQQAYEYLVLRVVDPQAPDQAVSVSPNPARDGITVESGHTVDGHSRYELLGADGSMLRTGRLAGSRTFIPMLDLPSAGYLLRIIRSNDGQNTFKILKQ
- a CDS encoding C1 family peptidase — translated: MRRINSERIGATAALLCALSAASAQAPAFGLPLPNDSTYLQTMIEYGFNIPKGKKLPKRVDIRQHFVQPGNQGPYASCTAWSIGYGIMTYQENKAKGITPDQSKKPAAKDVLSPGFLFTMVKNYAAPDKTKDACYSGVAIAATFTIASRWGNVPASVYGYQGALKGCRDSPSESVMDSALFRKLRTPVKLFHPCPGCPPYHEGPFNPMQWQYHLSRGEPLLIGIYIDDTFFQRGDSAFRAGSKHFVWDRPDAGDGGGHALVCCGYNAADSTFLFYNSFGPKWGNDGYCWINYRTLYKQTQEAYVFNGAYDEEIKPRVLKVEKPRAATSTSASGKLAEGRCFGIGGLYAELAEHHGETGCALVRLLDPTTREVRATLNVHEEVPRSIVIDGQLWTIRFTETSKVSRLFRDNARLTLEVDPAGDESLKQRISRHIDLFRDR
- a CDS encoding T9SS type A sorting domain-containing protein encodes the protein MAWWSPRSFGQNGSGNDLALDAEGKAVLVGFSGQGAPNANDFVVLRYHTGIGVGIPESDGGPYSISVVPNPASDQFRVSGRASDLLRVTDMTGRTVLVRTLGADQQLIDASGWAPGTYVILLERKGRILRERLVVQ